ATGGGCTTTTTGACGAAAAGTTTTATTGACAATTAAGCTATTTAGTCATACTATATACTAGTAATAAGTAACACAGAATACCGTTAAAATGGAGATGAAAAATTTGGAAAATATTACAGAAATGCTGAAAGGGGTGCTTGAGGGTTGTGTGCTTGAGATCATCAGCCGCGGAGAAACTTATGGCTATGAAATCACGCAACAGCTGCGAGAACTTGGATTCACTGATGTGGTTGAAGGCACAGTTTATACAATCACCATGCGACTTGAGAAAAACAATCTGGTGAACATCGAGAAAAAGCCATCCACTATGGGACCGCCGAGAAAATTTTACACACTTAACGCAGCAGGTCAAGAGCATCTTGAAACTTTTTGGAAAAAATGGGATTTCGTCTCAAGCAAAATTAACGAACTCAAAACAAAAATAAATTCAAAAGGAGAAGTCATATGATGAGTATATTTGAAAAAATCTTTGGGGATTTTAGCGAAAAGAAAGCATGGCGTGAAATGGAAAACCGTGCAAAATCCTTACCAGAAGACTACTGCATAGCCTACAAAGCAATGCAAAAATATCTCTGGAACACTGGCAGCGTGGTGGATTGGCAAGAAACAAAATTCGTCTTTAATCACATCATTGACCTTCTTGAAGAAGCCGCAGCCGATGGCAAGCCCGTTAAAGAAGTTACTGGCAATGATGTAGCAGCCTTCTGTGATGATCTTGCCAGTGATGCAAAATCATGGGTTGATAAGCAACGGCAAAAACTCAACGATGCGATTAAATAATACAACTGTACTGAATAGCTTAGTATCTTAAAGGAGACTACAATGAACTTTTTAGAAAAAATAACCGGTAGCGATATAACTAAAGCCATGAAAGATTTTGAAGCACGAGCAAAAGTCTTGCCAGCTGAATATCAAACTGCTTGGCAAGAAATTAAAAATAAACTCTGGATTCACGGAGATTTCACCGGCCGTAATCTGATGCCCATCCTTGACAGTACTCTTGAATTGCTTGAAGTTACAGCAGCAGACGGCCAGAGCATCGAAGAAGTACTAGGAGATGATATCAACGGCTTCTGTGAAGCCCTTGTTGGTAACGAAGGCGCAAAATCTTATAGAGATAAATGGCGTGACCAACTCAACAAGAACGTCGCAAAAAAATTAGGAGGACTGAAATGAGCATCAAAAAAGTCATTGAAGGCAAAAAAGAATGGAAAGCCCATGTTTCACGTGTCAAAGCGCTTCCACAAGATTACCAAATTGTCTATAAAGAGATCCAAAAATATCTCTTCAAAGTCGGTCCTGTTGAGCTAAACAATGGTATCGGACTGCTTTCTGACATTCTCAGCTTCTTTGAAGAAGGAGCAGCAGCTGAAAAAGGTGTGCTTGAAGTCACAGGAACAGACGTTGCTGCTTTCTGCGATGCACTTATTGAAGACTCAAAAACTTATGCTGATCTCTATCAAGAATCGATCAATCAAAAAGTCGATAAGGCTATGAAAAAATAGAAGGAATTTAATAAGCATGTCATCTCTTTCCTCCTTCCATTAAACAGATACGAATAAATTGAGTTGTTCGAAGCAAGTGCGGCAGAAGACAGCCAGCTCCTGGACAGCACCAGGTTCGACTTAAGGTCCTTCGACTGCGAACCAGTGGCAAACGCTAATAACTTTGTCGGCAATTATCGTGAAGATTTGAATGAGATCGATTTGGAAAAAGACAACTTCAATAGATAGTCCTACTGAATAGCTGGTTACAAATATGAATGTGCCACCTTCACTATTCAGTTATATTTTTACTCCAGTAGTAAGTAATACAGATTATCAGTCAGACTAAGTAGCGGGTATTTTAGGCAATCAAGCTCCATCATTTTTATAAGGAGGAAAAAAGTATGAGTAATGCAGCGATTTCTGTAAAAGGGTTGAAAAAATCCTTTAAAGACAAGGAAGTCTTAAAGGGGGTAGATTTTGAGGTGCGGCGTGGCGAAATTTTCGCACTGCTGGGCTCAAATGGAGCAGGCAAGACAACGGCGGTCAACATCCTCTCGACGCTGATGAAGCCCGATGGCGGCGAAGCAGCTATTTGCGGCTTTGACTCCCAGCGTCAACCGGATCATGTTCGCCAGAGCATCAGCCTGACAGGACAATTTGCAGCTTTAGACGGCATGCTTACAGGAAGAGAAAATCTGATGATGATCGCCAACCTTCGCGGAGTTTCCAATCCCGCTCAAGTCGCCGACAATCTGCTTGCCAAATTCAGCCTTACCGATGCGGCCAACCGCCGGGCGGACCAATATTCCGGCGGGATGAAGCGCCGGATTGACATTGCCATGAGCCTCATCGGGACGCCAGCCGTCATTTTTCTCGACGAACCGACGACAGGGCTTGACCCCGAAGCGCGGATTGAAGTCTGGAATACCATTAAGGAACTTGCTGGAAGCGGCACGACCATCCTGCTGACGACCCAGTACCTGGAGGAAGCCGAACAACTGGCAGACCGTATCGCCATCCTGCATGGCGGAAAAATCATTACGAGCGGTACCCTTTCCGAACTTAAAGTGATGTTCCCGCCAGCGAAAGTGGAGTATATCGAGAAGCAGCCGACATTGGAGGAAATTTTCCTGGCAATCATCGGCAAAGAGGAGGAGAAATAAATGAAAAACAAAACAGGGGTATTACTTGGACGCTTAATGTGCAACATCCTGCGCAGCCCGGATACGATTATCACGGTGGCAATTACGCCGATTATGATGATGCTGCTGTTTGTTTATGTATTTGGCGGCTCCATAGAAACGGGCACGAACAACTACGTCAATTATTTATTGCCG
The window above is part of the Cytobacillus sp. FSL H8-0458 genome. Proteins encoded here:
- a CDS encoding DUF1048 domain-containing protein, which encodes MSIKKVIEGKKEWKAHVSRVKALPQDYQIVYKEIQKYLFKVGPVELNNGIGLLSDILSFFEEGAAAEKGVLEVTGTDVAAFCDALIEDSKTYADLYQESINQKVDKAMKK
- a CDS encoding DUF1048 domain-containing protein; the encoded protein is MNFLEKITGSDITKAMKDFEARAKVLPAEYQTAWQEIKNKLWIHGDFTGRNLMPILDSTLELLEVTAADGQSIEEVLGDDINGFCEALVGNEGAKSYRDKWRDQLNKNVAKKLGGLK
- a CDS encoding ABC transporter ATP-binding protein; protein product: MSNAAISVKGLKKSFKDKEVLKGVDFEVRRGEIFALLGSNGAGKTTAVNILSTLMKPDGGEAAICGFDSQRQPDHVRQSISLTGQFAALDGMLTGRENLMMIANLRGVSNPAQVADNLLAKFSLTDAANRRADQYSGGMKRRIDIAMSLIGTPAVIFLDEPTTGLDPEARIEVWNTIKELAGSGTTILLTTQYLEEAEQLADRIAILHGGKIITSGTLSELKVMFPPAKVEYIEKQPTLEEIFLAIIGKEEEK
- a CDS encoding DUF1048 domain-containing protein, with the protein product MMSIFEKIFGDFSEKKAWREMENRAKSLPEDYCIAYKAMQKYLWNTGSVVDWQETKFVFNHIIDLLEEAAADGKPVKEVTGNDVAAFCDDLASDAKSWVDKQRQKLNDAIK
- a CDS encoding PadR family transcriptional regulator, whose translation is MENITEMLKGVLEGCVLEIISRGETYGYEITQQLRELGFTDVVEGTVYTITMRLEKNNLVNIEKKPSTMGPPRKFYTLNAAGQEHLETFWKKWDFVSSKINELKTKINSKGEVI